In Dehalococcoidia bacterium, the following are encoded in one genomic region:
- a CDS encoding S8 family serine peptidase, whose protein sequence is MKSWRGLVLTVALAAAAAFALTSVDSSPRTVAGAPERIPGRYIVLLRGNVNAAAFADAEGRRLGFTADVLYSAAVNGFAAEMPERAAQALRRNPNVSSVEQDQVVTIADQVLPTGVDRIDAEDNPASGIDGVDVGLDVDIAVIDTGIDVDHPDLNVVGGARFQGAFFFCGNGSGSYDDDNGHGTHVAGSAAARDNGQGVVGVAPGARLWAVKVLDSGGRGSVSCLIRAVDWVTANAGTIDVVNMSLSTGNAPSLCTAIANSIAAGVAYAVAVGNAGQDAANYTPANCGPAITVSAFADFDGAPGGLGAATCRSDVDDTFADFSNFGANVDIAAPGVCIESTWFGGGYLTASGTSMATPHVAGAVALFRVATGYAGAADSVSLLAAMTAAGWTVPQASECGFSGDPDAFREPVLYLGASCSPAPVPTSTPQPPATSTPTGVSTATPAPTSTPLPSPTSTSAPTTPTSTPAPTGTPVPGGSLVPNGRFDAPSYGVGTPPANHGFDSGDLSGWSASGGVAVQDGGPGGFFAALTNGSSLLSAPFDVPAGAQTLSIDIGFLGGSACLSLSVLSGPDYTTSTGVSPADCGSSGWRTRAINVTTWGGQSIRLRVQSSGTTGLDNAGVMRVVLDQWDVSGPAGSVPELMSGGPDGSYGRAPNAMAPVTAAFQVPGGNVTLTYKRRVASGGIYNLYVLCGPTFTRCQRVVTNDSASAGQWVTKEVNLSAYAGQVIKLEFYNAGTFDLDSLELVVR, encoded by the coding sequence ATGAAGAGTTGGCGGGGCCTTGTCCTCACCGTGGCCCTGGCAGCAGCCGCGGCCTTCGCTCTGACTTCAGTAGACAGCAGTCCCCGGACCGTCGCCGGCGCGCCGGAGCGGATCCCGGGGCGTTACATCGTCCTGCTGCGCGGTAACGTCAACGCCGCTGCCTTCGCGGACGCCGAGGGCCGCCGGCTTGGCTTCACGGCCGACGTTCTCTACTCGGCCGCCGTGAACGGCTTCGCCGCCGAAATGCCGGAGCGGGCTGCCCAGGCCCTGCGCCGCAACCCCAATGTCAGCTCCGTCGAGCAGGACCAGGTCGTCACCATCGCGGACCAGGTCCTCCCCACCGGCGTCGACCGCATCGACGCCGAGGACAACCCCGCCTCCGGCATCGACGGCGTCGACGTCGGCCTCGACGTCGACATCGCCGTGATCGACACCGGCATCGATGTCGACCACCCCGACCTCAACGTCGTGGGCGGCGCCCGCTTTCAGGGCGCGTTCTTTTTCTGCGGCAACGGCTCCGGCTCCTACGACGACGACAACGGCCACGGCACCCATGTCGCCGGCAGCGCCGCCGCGCGCGACAACGGCCAGGGTGTTGTTGGCGTGGCGCCCGGGGCGCGCCTGTGGGCGGTCAAGGTCCTGGATAGCGGCGGCCGCGGCTCCGTCTCCTGCCTCATCCGCGCCGTCGACTGGGTCACGGCTAACGCCGGGACAATCGATGTCGTGAACATGAGCCTGAGCACGGGCAATGCCCCCAGCCTCTGCACCGCGATCGCGAACTCCATCGCCGCCGGTGTCGCCTACGCCGTCGCCGTCGGCAATGCCGGCCAGGACGCAGCCAACTACACGCCAGCGAACTGCGGCCCCGCGATCACGGTGTCCGCGTTCGCGGACTTCGATGGCGCGCCGGGCGGCCTAGGCGCTGCCACCTGCCGCAGTGACGTCGACGACACCTTCGCTGACTTCAGCAACTTCGGGGCGAACGTGGACATAGCGGCCCCCGGCGTCTGCATCGAGTCCACCTGGTTCGGCGGGGGCTACCTCACCGCAAGCGGCACCAGCATGGCTACGCCGCACGTCGCGGGCGCCGTGGCCCTCTTCCGGGTCGCGACCGGCTACGCCGGCGCGGCCGACTCCGTCTCTCTCCTCGCGGCCATGACCGCCGCTGGCTGGACGGTGCCCCAGGCCAGCGAGTGCGGGTTCAGCGGCGACCCGGACGCCTTCCGGGAGCCGGTGCTGTACCTGGGCGCCTCCTGCTCCCCCGCGCCCGTGCCCACCAGCACCCCGCAGCCCCCGGCCACATCGACGCCGACTGGCGTTTCGACCGCGACGCCGGCGCCTACCAGCACCCCCCTCCCCAGCCCAACGTCCACGAGCGCCCCCACGACGCCGACCAGCACGCCGGCGCCTACCGGGACACCCGTGCCCGGCGGCTCGCTGGTCCCGAACGGAAGGTTCGACGCGCCCTCCTATGGCGTCGGTACGCCGCCGGCCAACCACGGTTTCGACAGCGGCGACCTCTCCGGCTGGTCCGCTTCCGGCGGCGTGGCCGTCCAGGACGGCGGACCGGGCGGCTTCTTCGCCGCCCTGACCAACGGCAGCTCGCTCCTCTCCGCGCCCTTCGACGTCCCCGCCGGAGCCCAGACCCTGAGCATCGACATCGGCTTCCTCGGCGGTTCGGCTTGTCTCTCGCTTTCCGTCCTCAGCGGGCCGGACTACACGACCTCGACGGGTGTCAGTCCTGCCGACTGCGGCAGCTCCGGCTGGCGAACGCGCGCAATCAACGTGACCACCTGGGGCGGGCAGTCCATACGCCTTCGCGTCCAGAGCAGCGGCACCACCGGCCTCGATAACGCCGGCGTCATGCGCGTCGTCCTGGACCAGTGGGACGTCTCCGGCCCGGCAGGCTCTGTCCCGGAGCTGATGAGCGGAGGCCCGGACGGCAGCTATGGCCGGGCGCCCAACGCCATGGCGCCGGTCACGGCCGCTTTCCAGGTGCCCGGCGGAAACGTGACCTTGACGTACAAGCGTCGCGTGGCTTCAGGCGGCATCTACAACCTCTACGTGCTCTGCGGCCCTACCTTCACTCGCTGTCAGCGGGTCGTGACCAACGACAGCGCCTCCGCGGGCCAGTGGGTTACGAAGGAGGTCAACCTCAGCGCCTACGCTGGCCAGGTGATCAAGCTCGAGTTCTATAACGCCGGCACCTTCGACCTCGACTCGCTGGAGCTGGTCGTGCGTTAG
- the ald gene encoding alanine dehydrogenase — protein MIVGTTREIKTEEYRVGLTPDGVRDLVRHGHRVLVEAGAGVGSGYSDEAYRAAGAEVLPSAADVWAGADLIVKVKEPQPPEFALMRPDLTLFTYLHLATTPDAADALLRARTTSIAYETVALDDGSLPLLIPMSEIAGRLAPEVAAQYLRKPGPGRGKLMSGMPGVPSANVVIFGAGTVGRNAAAVALGMGARVTVLAPRLEELREIEGLFPNRVVTLPSTPSMIDTAIVGADVLISGVLVRGGRLAPKLVSREDLRTVGPGAVIVDVAIDQGGIFETSRPTTHADPIYVEEGVVHYCVANMPGAVPRTATAALTAATMPYVLKLADLGISKALAADPALARGLMTRGGELVNRDVAQTLGK, from the coding sequence GTGATCGTCGGCACTACGCGCGAGATCAAGACCGAGGAGTATCGCGTCGGGCTCACGCCCGACGGCGTCCGCGACCTCGTCCGGCACGGCCACCGCGTGCTCGTCGAGGCGGGCGCTGGCGTGGGCAGCGGCTACTCCGACGAGGCCTACAGGGCGGCCGGGGCCGAGGTCCTGCCCTCGGCCGCTGACGTCTGGGCGGGCGCAGACCTCATCGTGAAGGTGAAGGAGCCCCAGCCGCCGGAGTTTGCTCTCATGCGGCCCGATCTCACGCTCTTCACCTACCTCCACCTCGCCACGACGCCGGACGCCGCCGATGCCCTCCTGCGCGCCCGCACGACCTCCATCGCCTACGAGACCGTGGCGCTGGACGACGGGTCGCTGCCCCTCCTCATCCCCATGAGCGAGATCGCGGGACGCCTCGCGCCGGAGGTGGCGGCCCAGTACCTGCGCAAGCCCGGTCCCGGGCGCGGCAAGCTCATGTCGGGCATGCCGGGCGTGCCCTCGGCGAACGTCGTCATCTTCGGCGCCGGCACTGTCGGCCGGAACGCCGCCGCTGTCGCCCTCGGCATGGGCGCCCGCGTCACCGTGCTCGCGCCGAGACTCGAGGAGCTGCGCGAGATCGAGGGCCTCTTCCCCAACCGCGTGGTGACGCTGCCTTCGACCCCCTCGATGATCGACACCGCCATCGTCGGCGCCGACGTGCTGATCAGCGGCGTGCTCGTCCGCGGCGGCCGTCTGGCGCCGAAGCTGGTCTCACGCGAAGACCTCCGTACCGTCGGCCCGGGGGCCGTCATCGTGGATGTCGCCATCGACCAGGGCGGCATCTTCGAGACCTCACGGCCGACGACCCACGCCGACCCGATTTACGTCGAGGAGGGCGTCGTCCACTACTGCGTCGCCAACATGCCCGGCGCCGTGCCGCGCACTGCCACCGCCGCCCTTACTGCCGCCACCATGCCTTACGTCCTCAAGCTCGCCGACCTGGGCATCTCCAAGGCGCTTGCGGCTGACCCCGCGCTCGCCAGAGGCCTCATGACGCGCGGCGGCGAGCTCGTGAACAGGGACGTCGCCCAGACCCTGGGTAAGTAG
- a CDS encoding isocitrate lyase/PEP mutase family protein — MPLEGLMRRSTLLRKMLEGPEIVVLPGAYDALSARLAQRAGFDAVFTTGFGFAAATLGAPDIGLMTASEIIERARNIVNAVDLPVVADMDTGYGNPLNVIRTVRECVNAGVAGIILEDQEWPKKCGHFEGKRVIAAEDQVQKLRAAVEARGDDDLVIIGRTDAREPLGLEEAIRRGKLYRDAGADVVFVEAPRSVDELKAIAAAIPDAPLFANMIEGGKTPLLSSAELQGLGFKMVVYPLSALFAAARAIFDIYRVLFETKTTASRQGSLMGFHEFEDVVGAPGWREIETRFKA, encoded by the coding sequence ATGCCGTTGGAGGGACTCATGCGCAGGTCGACTTTGCTCCGCAAGATGCTCGAGGGGCCGGAGATCGTCGTCCTGCCTGGCGCCTACGACGCGCTCTCGGCGCGCCTGGCCCAGCGCGCCGGCTTCGATGCCGTGTTCACGACCGGCTTCGGCTTCGCCGCCGCCACCCTCGGCGCCCCGGACATCGGCCTCATGACCGCCAGCGAGATCATCGAGCGCGCCCGAAACATAGTGAACGCGGTCGACCTCCCCGTCGTCGCCGACATGGACACCGGCTACGGCAATCCCCTGAACGTGATCCGCACCGTGCGCGAGTGCGTGAATGCCGGCGTCGCCGGCATCATCCTCGAGGACCAGGAGTGGCCGAAGAAGTGCGGCCACTTCGAAGGGAAGCGCGTGATCGCGGCGGAGGACCAGGTGCAGAAGCTGCGCGCCGCCGTGGAGGCCCGCGGCGATGACGACCTGGTGATCATCGGCCGCACCGACGCCCGCGAGCCCCTCGGTCTTGAGGAGGCGATCCGCCGGGGCAAGCTCTATCGAGACGCCGGCGCCGATGTGGTCTTCGTGGAGGCGCCACGCTCCGTGGACGAGCTGAAGGCGATCGCAGCGGCAATCCCCGATGCGCCTCTGTTCGCGAACATGATCGAGGGCGGCAAGACGCCGCTGCTCTCGTCGGCGGAGCTCCAGGGTCTGGGGTTCAAGATGGTGGTCTATCCGCTGTCGGCGCTATTCGCGGCCGCCCGCGCCATCTTCGACATCTACCGCGTGCTGTTCGAGACAAAGACCACGGCCTCGCGCCAGGGGTCCCTCATGGGCTTTCACGAGTTCGAAGACGTGGTAGGGGCGCCCGGCTGGCGCGAGATCGAGACCAGGTTCAAGGCGTGA